One Lacunisphaera limnophila DNA window includes the following coding sequences:
- a CDS encoding pyridoxal-phosphate-dependent aminotransferase family protein, with amino-acid sequence MSYKLFIPGPIAVSEKTLRAMAQPMIGHRSTDFVALYQSIQPGLQGLLYTADPVYLSTSSAWGVMEGSIRNLTQKKVLCCMNGAFSDKWLDVAQRCGLAAGALKSDWGQPVDPEALRKALSTGEYDVVTIIHNETSCGCMSDLPALAAVLREFPGVISIVDTVSSFSAVPIKKDELGIDVIITGSQKALALPPGLSLLSPSKRALERAALCKTRGYYFDLLEFQKNHEAGMTPSTPVIPLIYALKSKLEDIAAEGLEARYARHARLNQTVRTWALAKGFKLFPKEGHGSVSLNCFANTLNVDLAALNKALKSKHGFVIDGGYGKLKGQTFRISNMGDETDATMADLLKALDAVLADLGVK; translated from the coding sequence ATGAGCTACAAACTCTTCATCCCCGGCCCGATCGCCGTCTCCGAGAAAACGCTGCGCGCGATGGCGCAACCCATGATCGGCCATCGCAGCACCGACTTTGTCGCGCTCTACCAATCCATCCAGCCGGGCCTCCAAGGCCTGCTCTACACCGCGGACCCGGTCTACCTGTCCACCAGTAGCGCCTGGGGCGTGATGGAGGGCTCCATCCGCAACCTCACCCAGAAGAAGGTCCTGTGCTGCATGAACGGCGCCTTCTCCGACAAGTGGCTCGATGTCGCCCAACGCTGCGGCCTCGCCGCCGGCGCCCTCAAGTCCGACTGGGGCCAGCCCGTTGATCCGGAAGCCCTGCGCAAGGCTCTCTCCACGGGCGAATACGATGTCGTCACCATCATCCACAACGAGACCTCCTGCGGTTGCATGAGCGACCTCCCCGCCCTCGCCGCCGTGCTGCGCGAGTTCCCGGGCGTCATTAGCATCGTGGACACCGTCAGCTCCTTCAGCGCCGTGCCGATCAAGAAGGACGAGCTCGGCATCGATGTCATCATCACCGGCTCGCAGAAGGCCCTCGCCCTGCCCCCCGGCCTGTCCCTGCTCTCGCCCTCGAAGCGCGCCCTCGAGCGGGCCGCCCTCTGCAAGACCCGCGGCTACTACTTCGACCTGCTCGAGTTCCAGAAGAACCACGAGGCAGGCATGACCCCGAGCACGCCGGTCATCCCGCTGATCTATGCCCTGAAGTCCAAGCTCGAGGACATCGCAGCCGAGGGCCTCGAGGCCCGCTATGCCCGCCACGCCCGTCTCAACCAGACGGTCCGCACCTGGGCGCTCGCCAAGGGCTTCAAGCTCTTCCCGAAGGAGGGCCACGGCTCCGTCTCCCTCAACTGCTTCGCGAACACGCTCAACGTTGACCTCGCCGCCCTCAACAAGGCGCTGAAGTCCAAACACGGCTTCGTGATCGACGGCGGCTACGGCAAACTGAAGGGTCAGACCTTCCGCATCTCCAACATGGGTGACGAAACCGACGCCACCATGGCCGACCTGCTGAAGGCACTCGACGCCGTCCTTGCCGACCTCGGCGTGAAGTAA
- the lpxK gene encoding tetraacyldisaccharide 4'-kinase, producing the protein MPNRWFRHKADEFEQFAIDVIMGRREDMPAVLFGAFLQVCSYLFSGIVQLRLWLYRNRIFRDQPLGCLVVVVGNLTVGGTGKTPVVEKFARALRDRGRKVAILSRGYKSKAPPLWKKWWFWLNHTADAPPRVVSDGRTVLLDSEVAGDEPYMLARNLPGVVVLVDKDRVKAGAYAIKEFGCDTLVLDDGFQYLPLKGRLNLLLVDKTNPFGNGFLLPRGILREPIKHLKRASYVFLTKSKGERDEELEAMIRRFNPEAEIIECAHKPQYLQRIGSDERIPLASLAGKHIGAFSGIAAPESFEAFLRETGAKLDYTRRFLDHHRFSDEELETVFEEALAARVEMLITTEKDAVRLDATQKIPLPCYYLRLEIDILRGAADFDEAVGKICFPLGQPVAG; encoded by the coding sequence ATGCCCAACCGCTGGTTCCGTCATAAGGCCGATGAATTCGAACAATTCGCCATAGACGTGATCATGGGCCGGCGGGAGGACATGCCGGCGGTGCTGTTCGGGGCCTTCCTGCAGGTGTGCTCGTACCTGTTCAGCGGGATTGTGCAGTTGCGGCTGTGGCTGTACCGGAACCGCATCTTTCGCGACCAGCCGCTGGGCTGCCTGGTGGTCGTGGTCGGCAACCTGACGGTGGGCGGCACAGGCAAGACGCCCGTGGTGGAGAAGTTCGCCCGGGCGCTGCGCGACCGTGGCCGCAAGGTCGCCATTCTCAGCCGCGGTTACAAGAGCAAGGCCCCGCCTTTGTGGAAAAAATGGTGGTTCTGGCTGAATCACACGGCCGACGCCCCGCCCCGTGTGGTGAGCGACGGCCGCACGGTCCTGCTCGACTCCGAGGTGGCGGGCGACGAGCCCTACATGCTGGCGCGGAACCTGCCGGGCGTGGTGGTGCTGGTGGACAAGGACCGCGTGAAGGCGGGGGCCTACGCGATCAAGGAATTTGGCTGCGACACCCTGGTGCTCGACGACGGCTTCCAGTACCTCCCGCTCAAGGGCCGGCTCAACCTGCTGCTGGTCGACAAGACCAACCCCTTCGGCAATGGCTTCCTGCTGCCGCGCGGCATCCTGCGCGAGCCGATCAAGCACCTGAAGCGCGCCTCGTATGTGTTCCTGACGAAGTCCAAGGGTGAGCGCGACGAGGAGCTGGAGGCGATGATCCGCCGGTTTAACCCCGAGGCCGAGATCATCGAGTGCGCGCACAAGCCGCAGTACCTCCAGCGTATCGGCAGCGACGAACGCATCCCGCTCGCCTCACTGGCCGGCAAGCACATCGGCGCCTTCAGCGGCATCGCCGCGCCGGAGAGTTTCGAGGCCTTCCTGCGCGAGACGGGGGCCAAGCTGGATTACACCCGGCGGTTTCTCGACCACCACCGGTTCTCGGACGAGGAGCTGGAGACGGTCTTCGAGGAGGCCCTCGCCGCCCGGGTGGAGATGCTGATCACGACCGAGAAGGACGCGGTGCGGCTCGACGCCACGCAGAAGATCCCGCTGCCCTGTTACTACCTCAGGCTGGAGATCGATATCCTGCGCGGCGCTGCCGACTTCGACGAGGCCGTCGGCAAGATCTGTTTCCCGCTGGGGCAGCCGGTGGCGGGTTAA
- a CDS encoding aminopeptidase translates to MSDSRYNQLAEVLTGFSCDLKKGERVLIDAFDVPEGFVIALVRATRALGAIPYVNLQNARITRELLQGASTDQYRLTADIELARMQKMDAYIAARGSHNIFETSDVPAARVQLVAKLMKPVLDYRVNKTKWVVLRWPSSAMAQQAGMSTEAFEDFYFKVCTFDYRRYGPGMAALEDLMNRTDRVHLKGPGTDLKFSIKGIGAEACGGLRNIPDGEVFSCPVKDSVEGVIQYNAPTVYLGTAFDNIRLVFKQGKIVEATANNTKRLNEILDTDAGARYIGEFAIGFNPHITEPMRDILFDEKIAGSFHFTPGKAYERAGNGNESVVHWDMVNIQRPEYGGGEIWFDGKLIRKDGLFVLPALKKLNPDQLLKKG, encoded by the coding sequence ATGAGTGATTCCCGTTACAACCAACTCGCGGAGGTGCTGACCGGTTTCTCCTGCGACCTGAAGAAAGGCGAGCGGGTGCTGATCGACGCCTTTGACGTCCCCGAGGGCTTTGTCATCGCCCTGGTCCGCGCCACCCGCGCCCTCGGCGCGATCCCCTACGTGAACCTGCAGAATGCCCGCATCACCCGCGAGCTGCTGCAGGGCGCCAGCACCGACCAATACCGGCTGACGGCCGACATCGAATTGGCGCGCATGCAGAAGATGGACGCCTACATCGCCGCCCGCGGCTCGCATAACATCTTCGAGACCTCCGACGTGCCGGCGGCGCGGGTGCAGCTCGTGGCCAAGCTCATGAAACCGGTGCTCGATTACCGGGTGAACAAGACCAAATGGGTCGTGCTCCGCTGGCCCTCGAGCGCCATGGCGCAGCAGGCCGGCATGAGCACCGAGGCCTTCGAGGACTTCTATTTCAAGGTCTGCACCTTCGACTACCGCCGCTACGGCCCAGGCATGGCCGCGCTCGAGGACCTGATGAACCGAACCGACCGCGTGCACCTCAAGGGGCCCGGTACGGATCTGAAGTTCTCGATCAAGGGCATCGGCGCCGAGGCCTGCGGCGGCCTGCGCAACATTCCGGATGGCGAGGTGTTCTCCTGCCCGGTCAAGGACAGCGTCGAGGGCGTGATCCAATATAACGCCCCGACCGTCTACCTCGGCACGGCCTTCGACAACATCCGGCTCGTCTTCAAGCAGGGCAAAATCGTGGAGGCCACGGCCAACAATACAAAACGGCTCAACGAGATCCTCGATACGGACGCGGGGGCGCGCTACATCGGCGAGTTCGCGATCGGCTTCAACCCGCACATCACCGAACCGATGCGCGACATCCTGTTCGACGAGAAGATCGCCGGCTCCTTCCACTTCACGCCCGGCAAGGCCTACGAGCGCGCCGGCAACGGCAACGAGTCGGTCGTCCACTGGGACATGGTCAACATCCAGCGCCCGGAATACGGCGGCGGCGAAATCTGGTTCGACGGCAAACTTATCCGCAAGGACGGCCTGTTTGTCCTGCCGGCCCTTAAAAAGCTTAACCCCGACCAGTTGCTGAAGAAGGGGTAA
- a CDS encoding adenosine deaminase family protein: protein MPMDSLSFAQSLPKTETHLHLEGALPLELLRRVRPEFAQPPISWAHNFKFRDFAHFDRELLDMAFSWFTSPARYHEAAQVIFARLAAANVKYVETSFASGALEFLGLNGREVLAAIRTAVPAGLEVRVFLGIHHNGAGPRMMPILEEALTWPDLAGVDLHGFEDAPVEPWTAPYWAAARAAGKYTKAHAGEFMGADFVRKILDELQPHRIEHGTRAIESPAVVQELIRRGIALDMCPISNHKLMPGISLVNHPIRRLFDAGVKVTISTDDPITFGNRINDEYVVLADRSGFTRRELVQIARNGFEVALMPAEQKQPWLDQLDGIADALGQ from the coding sequence ATGCCGATGGACTCCCTTAGTTTCGCCCAGTCTCTACCGAAGACCGAGACGCACCTCCACCTGGAGGGGGCGCTGCCGCTGGAGCTGCTGCGCCGCGTGCGGCCGGAGTTTGCGCAGCCGCCGATTTCGTGGGCTCATAATTTCAAGTTCCGCGACTTCGCCCATTTCGACCGCGAGCTGCTGGACATGGCGTTTTCCTGGTTCACGTCGCCCGCCCGTTATCATGAGGCGGCGCAGGTGATCTTCGCGCGGCTCGCCGCGGCGAACGTGAAATACGTCGAGACGAGTTTCGCCTCGGGGGCGCTGGAGTTTCTCGGGCTCAACGGTCGTGAGGTGCTGGCGGCGATCCGCACGGCGGTGCCGGCCGGCCTGGAGGTGCGGGTGTTTCTCGGGATTCATCACAATGGGGCGGGGCCGCGGATGATGCCCATCCTCGAGGAAGCGCTGACCTGGCCGGACCTGGCCGGGGTAGACCTGCACGGATTTGAAGATGCGCCGGTGGAGCCCTGGACGGCGCCTTATTGGGCGGCGGCCCGGGCCGCGGGCAAATACACCAAGGCGCATGCGGGCGAGTTCATGGGGGCCGATTTTGTGCGGAAGATCCTGGATGAGTTGCAGCCTCATCGCATCGAGCACGGTACCCGGGCTATCGAGAGCCCGGCGGTGGTGCAGGAACTGATCCGGCGCGGGATCGCCTTGGATATGTGCCCGATCAGCAACCACAAGCTGATGCCCGGCATCAGCCTGGTGAACCATCCCATCCGGCGGCTGTTCGACGCGGGGGTGAAGGTGACGATCAGCACCGACGACCCCATCACTTTCGGCAACCGGATCAATGACGAGTACGTCGTCCTGGCCGATCGCAGCGGGTTCACCCGCCGGGAACTCGTGCAGATCGCCCGGAATGGATTTGAAGTCGCGTTGATGCCGGCGGAGCAGAAGCAACCGTGGCTTGACCAGCTGGATGGGATAGCGGACGCGTTGGGTCAGTGA
- a CDS encoding amidase, with protein sequence MPFAGWQALGAVGAARELQARVAALPDPLRRAAVAWLRPEGELVEQLATVAPAADRPLAGMPYFLKDLFDLTGVPTRAGSTFLDQLRPLPSHDCQLAQRLGELGAGCAGKSHLVEFASGLTGENPHYGDCPHPFHPQCLSGGSSSGSAALVAAGVAPLSIGTDTGGSVRVPAAWCGLHGFRLSPGDAFIRDAFPLAPTMDTAGWFTANAPDMLTAWRALVPGTGRPLASEPRGCYLNARKLLPGMDPTVATACDYAAASLTARADPVAEASLVLSWHHAVEAYITIGMSEAHTVHRDWLVPHRERYDPIIWRRFTDAGSFPAADIARAHERRREIISVLRDFFRTYDYLVLPSVSCAAPTKAEATLELRRNILTLCSPASLAGLPVLSLPVALPSGLTAGLQIILPSADSPVVPWLLGRS encoded by the coding sequence TTGCCATTCGCCGGCTGGCAGGCCCTCGGCGCCGTCGGGGCCGCCCGCGAGTTGCAGGCCCGCGTGGCCGCGCTGCCGGACCCATTGCGCCGCGCGGCGGTGGCGTGGCTGCGACCGGAGGGGGAACTGGTTGAGCAATTGGCCACGGTAGCCCCGGCCGCTGACCGTCCCCTCGCCGGCATGCCCTACTTCCTCAAGGACCTCTTCGACCTGACGGGCGTGCCGACCCGCGCCGGTTCGACTTTCCTGGACCAGCTTCGCCCCCTGCCCTCACACGACTGCCAACTCGCCCAGCGACTCGGCGAACTGGGCGCGGGTTGCGCGGGCAAGTCCCACCTCGTGGAATTCGCCTCCGGCCTCACGGGTGAAAATCCACACTACGGCGACTGCCCGCATCCCTTCCATCCCCAATGTTTGTCCGGCGGCTCCAGCAGCGGCTCCGCGGCGCTGGTGGCCGCGGGGGTCGCGCCACTTTCCATCGGCACCGACACCGGCGGCTCCGTCCGCGTACCCGCGGCCTGGTGCGGGCTGCATGGCTTCCGGCTGAGTCCCGGGGATGCTTTTATTCGCGATGCCTTTCCGCTCGCCCCGACCATGGATACGGCGGGTTGGTTCACGGCCAACGCCCCGGACATGCTGACGGCATGGCGGGCCTTGGTGCCGGGTACGGGCCGGCCCTTGGCGTCCGAACCCCGCGGATGCTACCTCAACGCCCGCAAGCTGCTGCCCGGCATGGACCCCACCGTCGCCACGGCCTGCGACTACGCGGCCGCGAGTCTCACCGCCCGGGCTGATCCGGTGGCGGAAGCCTCGTTGGTCCTGTCGTGGCATCACGCCGTCGAGGCCTACATCACCATCGGCATGAGCGAGGCCCACACCGTGCATCGCGACTGGCTGGTCCCCCACCGCGAGCGTTACGACCCGATCATCTGGCGGCGCTTCACCGATGCGGGGAGTTTCCCGGCGGCGGACATCGCCCGCGCCCACGAACGCCGGCGCGAGATCATCTCCGTCCTCCGTGATTTCTTCCGCACCTACGATTATCTCGTGCTGCCAAGCGTCTCCTGCGCCGCGCCGACCAAGGCCGAGGCCACCTTGGAACTGAGGCGCAACATCCTCACGCTCTGTTCCCCCGCCAGCCTCGCGGGACTGCCCGTGCTCTCGCTCCCCGTGGCCTTGCCCTCGGGGCTGACCGCTGGACTGCAGATCATTCTGCCCTCCGCGGACAGCCCGGTCGTGCCGTGGCTTCTGGGTCGGTCTTGA
- a CDS encoding ABC transporter ATP-binding protein, translating to MEPAAAIVKFTSLKKRYGSGPLVLDGVDLTVAAGDFVSLIGPSGCGKSTVLKLVSGLNPASEGGLEVLGTKPRLARDRQAFIFQDATLLPWLTAQGNAELPLRLRGVSSADRRTKAAAMLARVGLEPNAGYYPRQLSGGMKMRVSIARALTLSPELLLLDEPFGALDEMTRNRLNEQLLALREQARFTAMFVTHSVSEAVFLSNRIIVMAANPGRLHAEVKVDFAYPRRPEMRERPEFQAKVNEVSRLLHEVEDPLG from the coding sequence ATGGAGCCTGCCGCGGCCATCGTCAAATTTACCTCGCTGAAAAAGCGCTACGGCAGCGGCCCGCTCGTGCTGGACGGCGTGGACCTGACCGTGGCCGCCGGGGATTTTGTCAGCCTGATCGGGCCCAGCGGCTGCGGCAAATCCACCGTGCTCAAGCTGGTGTCGGGCCTGAATCCGGCGAGCGAAGGCGGGTTGGAGGTGCTGGGTACCAAGCCGCGGCTGGCCCGTGACCGCCAGGCCTTTATCTTTCAGGACGCCACGCTGCTGCCCTGGCTGACCGCCCAGGGCAACGCCGAGCTGCCCTTACGGTTGCGCGGGGTGTCATCGGCGGACCGCCGCACCAAAGCCGCCGCGATGCTCGCGCGGGTGGGACTCGAACCCAACGCCGGATACTACCCGCGTCAGCTTTCCGGCGGCATGAAGATGCGCGTTTCCATCGCCCGGGCGCTCACACTCTCGCCTGAACTGCTTTTGCTGGATGAACCGTTCGGCGCCCTCGACGAGATGACGCGCAACCGGCTCAACGAGCAGTTGCTCGCCTTGCGGGAGCAGGCGCGCTTCACGGCGATGTTCGTGACTCATTCCGTGAGCGAGGCGGTTTTCCTCTCGAATCGCATCATTGTGATGGCGGCGAACCCCGGGCGGCTGCACGCGGAGGTGAAGGTTGATTTTGCGTATCCGCGCCGACCTGAAATGCGGGAGCGGCCGGAATTCCAAGCCAAGGTGAACGAGGTGTCACGCTTGCTACACGAGGTGGAGGACCCACTCGGATGA